The proteins below come from a single Balaenoptera musculus isolate JJ_BM4_2016_0621 chromosome 1, mBalMus1.pri.v3, whole genome shotgun sequence genomic window:
- the LOC118903687 gene encoding LOW QUALITY PROTEIN: oviduct-specific glycoprotein-like (The sequence of the model RefSeq protein was modified relative to this genomic sequence to represent the inferred CDS: inserted 2 bases in 2 codons) produces MNNNQIVPKDPQDEKILYAEFNKLKERNRELKTLLSIGGWNFGTSRFTTMLSTFANREKFVNSVIALLRTHGFDGLDLFFLYPGLRGSPSRDRWTFVFLLEELLFAFRKEAQLTMRPRLLLSAAVSGDPRVIQKAYDVHLLGRLLDFISVLSYDLHGSWEKFTGHNSPLFSMPKDPKSSAYAMNYWRKLGAAPEKLLMGLPTYGRTFRLLKASKNELWAEAVGPASPGKYTKQAGFLAYYEICSFIWRAKKRWIDDQYVPYAYKGKEWVGYDDAVSFSYKAFFIMREHFGGAMVWTLDLDDVRGTFCGTGPFPLVYTLNNLLVKAEFSSTPSPKFWLSTAVNSSRIGPESLTVIKDLTTDLGILPPGGEAVATEIHRKSETLTTVPRGGLVTPTRETLSFGKHPVTPEWKTVTPGEETMTSVGHQAVTPGGITVAPVHLQTGEKIMPPRRKAEAPEKMTVPSEKMTVTPAGQTETLERRXLTSEVDPDPLVGYFGLHTEAENWMLLSGPVISPPGHTALAFDKPFVPSXWNHSSDDSVTLPMSPLSLKKENPENSAVDRGS; encoded by the exons ATGAACAACAATCAGATTGTTCCTAAGGATCCCCAGGATGAGAAAATCCTCTACGCAGAGTTCAACAAGCTCAAGGAGAG GAACAGGGAGCTGAAAACACTGCTGTCCATCGGGGGCTGGAACTTCGGCACATCGAG GTTCACCACGATGCTTTCCACATTCGCCAACCGGGAGAAGTTTGTCAATTCAGTGATAGCCCTCCTGAGGACACATGGCTTTGATGGTCTGGACCTCTTCTTCTTGTACCCTGGACTCAGAGGCAGCCCCAGCCGTGACCGCTGGACCTTTGTCTTCTTACTTGAA GAGCTCCTGTTTGCTTTCAGGAAGGAGGCGCAGCTCACCATGCGTCCAAGGCTGCTGCTCTCTGCTGCTGTCTCTGGGGACCCCCGTGTCATCCAAAAAGCGTATGATGTGCACCTTCTGGGAAG ACTACTggatttcatcagtgtcttgtctTATGACTTACATGGAAGCTGGGAAAAGTTCACAGGGCATAATAGCCCGCTGTTCTCTATGCCCAAGGACCCCAAATCTTcg GCATATGCCATGAACTACTGGCGAAAGCTTGGGGCAGCACCTGAGAAGCTCCTTATGGGGCTCCCCACCTATGGACGTACTTTTCGCCTCCTCAAAGCCTCTAAGAATGAGTTGTGGGCAGAAGCTGTGGGACCAGCATCTCCAGGGAAGTACACCAAGCAAGCTGGCTTCTTGGCTTATTATGAG atttgctccttcatctggagAGCAAAGAAGCGCTGGATTGATGATCAGTATGTCCCATATGCCTACAAGGGGAAGGAGTGGGTTGGCTATGATGATGCCGTCAGCTTCAGTTACAAG GCATTTTTCATAATGAGAGAGCATTTTGGGGGGGCCATGGTGTGGACATTGGACCTGGATGACGTCAGGGGCACTTTCTGTGGCACTGGCCCTTTCCCCCTTGTCTACACATTGAATAATCTCCTGGTGAAGGCTG AGTTCAGCTCAACTCCTTCACCAAAATTTTGGCTCTCAACTGCTGTGAATTCTTCAAGAATTGGCCCTGAAAGCCTGACTGTGATCAAGGATTTGACCACTGATTTGGGGATCTTGCCCCCTGGAGGAGAGGCTGTGGCCACGGAGATCCATAGAAAGTCTGAAACTTTGACCACAGTCCCCAGAGGTGGGCTTGTGACCCCTACAAGGGAAACTCTGTCCTTTGGAAAGCACCCTGTAACTCCAGAATGGAAGACTGTGACCCCTGGAGAGGAGACCATGACCTCTGTGGGCCACCAGGCTGTGACCCCTGGAGGGATAACTGTGGCTCCTGTGCATCTTCAGACTGGAGAGAAAATCATGCCCCCAAGAAGGAAGGCTGAAGCCCCTGAGAAGATGACCGTCCCCTCAGAAAAGATGACAGTCACCCCTGCTGGGCAGACTGAGACTCTTGAGAGGC TTTTGACTTCTGAGGTGGACCCTGACCCCCTGGTGGGTTACTTTGGTCTTCACACAGAAGCTGAAAACTGGATGCTGCTCTCTGGTCCTGTCATCTCGCCCCCAGGACACACTGCTCTTGCTTTTGACAAGCCCTTTGTTCCCA GATGGAATCATTCCTCTGATGATTCAGTAACCCTTCCAATGAGTCCTCTCtctctaaagaaagaaaatccagaaaactCTGCTGTGGACCGAGGATCCTAA